From Campylobacter sp. MIT 12-8780, the proteins below share one genomic window:
- a CDS encoding flagellin — MTINNNPASLQQNNYLNNAQKASEKALGNIAAIRAISGVDTADLAIADSLRSQASTIDQGVANAYDAVGVLQIADASLSQITKTTDELSQLAVQRNSAVLNDQQKNMLDVRATELISSINDAFNNAQFNGKNVFQTMDFVVGSGVETTNLNPLSTGNLSLTDQSSIDSFSQQVASLRADIGAGINAITSNISASVENSINTKAAEGNLLNDDLAKNVTDLNAEFLKTNSASFMMAHQNDILQSKVASLLQ; from the coding sequence ATGACTATCAATAACAATCCAGCGAGCTTACAGCAAAATAACTACCTCAATAATGCTCAAAAAGCCTCTGAAAAAGCGTTGGGTAATATAGCGGCTATTCGCGCGATTAGCGGTGTGGATACGGCTGATTTGGCTATAGCTGATTCTTTAAGATCGCAAGCTAGCACTATAGATCAAGGCGTTGCAAATGCTTATGATGCTGTGGGTGTTTTGCAGATTGCTGATGCGAGTTTAAGCCAGATCACAAAAACAACTGATGAGCTTAGTCAGCTTGCCGTGCAAAGAAATAGTGCTGTGCTTAATGATCAGCAAAAAAATATGCTTGATGTTAGAGCTACAGAGCTTATTTCTTCGATTAATGATGCGTTTAATAATGCCCAGTTTAATGGAAAAAATGTATTTCAAACTATGGATTTTGTGGTGGGAAGCGGAGTTGAAACAACAAATTTAAATCCTCTTAGCACAGGAAATCTTAGCCTTACAGATCAAAGTAGTATAGATTCGTTCAGTCAGCAAGTCGCTTCTTTGCGTGCAGATATTGGTGCAGGCATTAATGCGATCACTTCAAATATCAGCGCAAGTGTAGAAAATAGTATCAATACAAAAGCTGCTGAAGGAAATTTGCTTAATGATGATTTGGCGAAAAATGTTACTGATCTTAACGCAGAGTTTTTGAAAACTAATTCAGCTTCATTTATGATGGCTCATCAAAACGATATACTTCAAAGCAAAGTAGCTAGTCTTTTGCAATAA
- a CDS encoding DUF4149 domain-containing protein, whose translation MKAINLLLLGSIIGIGLFLGIAVAVSVFYPPTGLGGEAITDAFGSGLIMGQIFLKFGYVLISIALINTIYELFFAEASLKIIKILLAVVILALSLLFVFYYTLPMLETQSLIIEGKAGLEALAGEEFSTKHTQSEWLVKIILILQVALFFLSYKSAKVGYNR comes from the coding sequence ATGAAAGCGATTAATCTTTTGCTGCTTGGTTCTATCATCGGCATAGGGCTTTTTCTTGGCATAGCTGTGGCTGTGAGTGTATTTTATCCACCTACAGGCTTGGGAGGCGAAGCGATTACAGATGCGTTTGGTAGTGGGCTGATTATGGGACAGATTTTTTTAAAATTTGGTTATGTACTCATTAGCATAGCCCTTATAAACACTATCTATGAGCTATTTTTTGCAGAAGCGAGTTTAAAAATTATAAAAATTTTGCTTGCTGTTGTAATTTTGGCACTATCTTTGCTTTTTGTGTTTTATTATACTTTGCCAATGCTTGAAACTCAAAGCTTGATTATAGAAGGAAAAGCAGGTTTAGAAGCTTTAGCAGGCGAGGAATTTAGCACCAAACACACACAAAGTGAATGGCTTGTAAAAATTATCTTGATTTTGCAAGTAGCTTTATTCTTTTTAAGTTATAAGTCAGCAAAAGTAGGGTATAATCGATAA
- a CDS encoding HemK/PrmC family methyltransferase yields the protein MKLKTALNLAKKSLKTHKDEALFILCEYLQKDRAFIALNGDFDFDEKPYFKLIERFASGEPFEYIFEKAQFYGLEFKVQKGVLIPRFDTEILLELALKELSQKNYTNILEIGFGSGILSIILALKLALKIKACDISELALKLAKENALRHEVGHLIDFRLCDFKNFEGEVDFIISNPPYIQNDYKLDIWVQNEPKQALFGGVKGYEFLEELIVFARKNKVKALACEFGYDQKEILHKILHKNGFKAQFFKDFAGFDRAFLAHAVETI from the coding sequence TTGAAGCTAAAAACCGCCTTAAATCTTGCTAAAAAGAGTTTAAAAACGCACAAAGATGAAGCCCTTTTTATACTTTGTGAGTATTTACAAAAGGATAGGGCGTTTATAGCTTTAAATGGGGATTTTGACTTTGATGAAAAGCCTTATTTTAAGCTTATAGAACGTTTTGCTAGTGGGGAGCCTTTTGAGTATATTTTTGAAAAAGCGCAGTTTTATGGGCTTGAGTTTAAGGTGCAAAAAGGTGTATTAATCCCTCGTTTTGATACTGAAATTTTGCTTGAACTTGCCCTAAAAGAACTTAGCCAAAAAAACTATACAAATATCTTAGAAATAGGCTTTGGAAGTGGAATTTTAAGTATAATTTTAGCCTTAAAATTAGCACTTAAAATCAAGGCTTGTGATATTAGCGAGCTTGCTTTAAAACTCGCTAAAGAAAATGCCTTAAGGCACGAAGTGGGACATTTGATAGATTTTAGGCTTTGTGATTTTAAAAATTTTGAGGGTGAGGTTGATTTTATCATCTCAAATCCACCTTATATACAAAATGATTATAAGCTTGATATTTGGGTGCAAAATGAGCCTAAGCAAGCCTTATTTGGTGGAGTTAAAGGCTATGAATTTCTTGAAGAGCTCATTGTTTTTGCTAGAAAAAATAAGGTAAAAGCTCTAGCTTGCGAGTTTGGATACGATCAAAAAGAAATTTTACATAAAATTTTACATAAAAATGGCTTTAAGGCTCAATTTTTCAAGGATTTTGCTGGTTTTGATCGTGCCTTTTTAGCGCATGCGGTTGAGACTATATAG